The Ciona intestinalis chromosome 9, KH, whole genome shotgun sequence genome contains the following window.
tatttgttAGCAAATACAAATAACGAACATAATAACGTAAGAAGGGTATTTGATAAAACCTCAGAAAAAGCAACGGTTACAAGCGTTGGCGAGTATCGGCCAGCGCATggttagggtggggtaagatgggcaaactttcattctattttaacgtcctatttggtagtaattccgaattacaaaaccgtagcTCTGCCCAACTCTTAAAGGGCGTTGTTggttgttcaaaacaagatgAGGCAAGATGGGATTTAGGTGTtaagatatcccatcttaccccacagtacaatatcGACTGGCAGACAATTGATATttggtaaaatgtaaaaaaccgTCAGCCAATCTATAGGAAggtttactttattttcgcAGGTCATGGTGTGATTAAACCAACtttattgaatgaattaaGCAAACGGTTTGCCCGTGTCCGTGATAAAGATTTCAAAACCATTGTTCGTTCAATTATatttctgtggggtaagatgggaaaatTTTGGAATTTATATTCCAAATTTACcattcgtgttttaacagttaacaacgccATTAAAAAATCATGAGAATACACTTGTTCTgtaaatttctatttttagtaCCAACcggaacgagaaaatggaataaaaattgtcccatcttcccccaccccatcATATCCCAGGAAAACAACCGGGTCTACATTTTTAGGACCAAAGGGTCTTGAAAAAAGttcctttattttttaaatttataacacatGTAAATAGAATCGAATACTAGAGTTGttttaaaggtggctgtacacagtatccggcatgcgaattcgcatgcgaagtcgtatgcaaaccagTGTCtaattccgcatgcggcagcgaaatccggacaaaacagacaaaacggacgaattccggatactatGTACGGTCACCTTAAGTGTATTTTTATCATTCCGGGCGGAATCTTTTTCGGGACAGCCCCGATATATTTTGATGTTTAACCCTTCGCGCAGTTTACCTGCAAAACACAAGTCAAAAAAATGGTTCCAATCCTTCGGATACATTTCAAAATACTTTGTTGCATTTGGGTTCATTGGAAATTTGAGAGTCATATGATACCAGGATACCATTTGGTCTTTTGGGTTACGTATTGTGCAGATTATCTGAAATAAATGAGTAAATcttagtttaaaaaaccttCTACAGGCTATCACCTAACATACCTTGGCTCCGGCAGATTTGATCTTTTCTAAGTTAAGGAGAGGTGTAGGTACATGGGTTGCCAGCACTCGTTTCTTCCACGGTAGTTTCTCCAGTAGTTCAAATTTTACAGCTAAATAAAAGATTGGagaaatttaaactgtttctatACGGTCGCGAAGATCGAAAAGACGTGTAGAAAATGTAAAACGACATAAAACACGATAtagataaaacagaacaaatgGTACAgtaggggggaagatggtacacctttttattctattttctcgtccttaattatggtagtaaacaaagatttttttaaagaattttaaaatcgcACCTTACGACTGccatatagactgttgttcgttgtttaaaatacgatcagaatattgggatattatgcgtTAAAGgcgtcctatcttccccaacagtactatataattataaatactaACTTACGGAGGCCTGTTTCAAGGTAAATAGTTGGCATCGCCATGTTTTTTGTCATTGCCATCAGCTTTTCGTCATGTCTAAAGTAGAGTTGACGTACGATATAACTTGCCCATGTTGTACCTAGAACGCTCATCggttaataaacaattaacacccgtctatgggaaaatagaatgaaaaggtgtcccatttcccccatcCCAATATACCCCACTTTTGCCGAAACAACCGGGTCGACATGTTTAGGACCAGAGGGtcttaaataaagttaattaagATATCAAGTAATCAAAATTATTAGGACGCCGTTCCGaaagtttgttaaatttattaagttaAGCAGTAATGCACTACGTGACTTGCTGAAATTCATCCTTATTTATATGGTTTATATAATTTGTCAATGTTCTGCTCGTGCTATTCATTCTACCGCTCGTatatttaccaattttttgaaatgacgcaacgatgacgtcatcctTCCACGGAGTCCAGTTTTCATACACCCACTTAACCGTGTTCATATTAAAGCCAATTCCGTACATTTTGTAGCCTTTCCATTCAGTTAACTTTGGTTGCATAAAACCATCATTCACAAAATAATCGACCACAGGCTGTACATCAGGCGGGTCCGTGGCATATTGGGCGATGTCTTCAAAAGCCtccccaaaaaataagtttagaTTCCTTTCCAGCGTTTCTTTTTCGTTATCTGTCATACTAACTGCTGTGAACGATCTCTACTGTACTTTGTAAAGATCTATATATTAACAGGACAATATGAAAAGGTTAAACTTGATAATAGAATTTCTGAGGCAAACATTGAAAAAacgtttacattttacaatgtTCGCTGTTTACTCGAACATTTATCTCATGGCTACGCTGCAAAGTGTATTTATGGTCTATATAGTGTGACGActcaatgtttatttatcagTACTTACATGGCCTATGGTATTTAGCGCATTGAACTTTGTGTTTAGTAAATTCCTATTGATATTTCTTAACGTTTGTACTGGTTATGTAATAGCCGTTCACTTTCGCAGTCTTACTTACTAAGTCTTACAATTCGTGACTAACCTTGTATTAAAATACACTTGACACGCACGGTGACAAACTTTAATTGCTGCAGTTTATTTCCACATAGCAACCTTATCGTTAAGACGAACTGCGCATTTCATGGTTAGATTTCGTAGAACAGCTTTACttattattgttttcattGAGCATATTGTTTGCATTGAAGTACAATAAGTTGCTATGAGGTCTATGTTTCATTCTCTGTAAAAATGCATACCAACGGAAATTTGTGTATAAGTAGAGATGCTCAAAATTTGAAGTAAGCACCAATGAAGAAGGGCAAATTTGGTTAAAGTAAGCTGAAATTTCTTGGGTACAACGTCGACCAAACAGTAACTAAACCATTGCCGGCCTTTAAAGTAATCCGCAATTTCGCGCCGCCGACAATCATCAAGGCGCGCCAAGAATTCAACTTCCACCCTGTataggtttagcagccacgctttatCTGATACTTTTATTCCAGTCGTTTTTACCTTCAGCGTGtgtataacgattgtcgtatTGACACACGtcgcaatggtagcaacgacgagcctataacctctgggttggaggcatATGCGCGATAACCAACTGTGTGATGACGCCAGTTACATTTTCTGTTGATATATGGTTAGTGTACTATTAggtatagtatagggtggagtaagatgggacacatttagcacttA
Protein-coding sequences here:
- the LOC100181534 gene encoding cytosolic sulfotransferase 3-like encodes the protein MTDNEKETLERNLNLFFGEAFEDIAQYATDPPDVQPVVDYFVNDGFMQPKLTEWKGYKMYGIGFNMNTVKWVYENWTPWKDDVIVASFQKIGTTWASYIVRQLYFRHDEKLMAMTKNMAMPTIYLETGLPVKFELLEKLPWKKRVLATHVPTPLLNLEKIKSAGAKIICTIRNPKDQMVSWYHMTLKFPMNPNATKYFEMYPKDWNHFFDLCFAGKQLLGNKKGEWYMEHLLSWYPHRNDSNVLFVFYEDLIQYQEREIKRIADFLGVAVSDQDVSSIAKETSFESLKEKSNASEKLADLFRKGKVGDWKNYFTVAQSEKMDALVKEKLADTDIKFIYEL